The following nucleotide sequence is from Hevea brasiliensis isolate MT/VB/25A 57/8 chromosome 7, ASM3005281v1, whole genome shotgun sequence.
ggatggattggctaTCAAAACATCAAGTTATCATGGATTGTTGCCTAAAAAGAATCACAATGAGAACTTCTAACAATGAAGAGGTGATAATTGTGGGTGAGAGAATAAATCTTTAATGTCATATCAGCCATTACAGTAAGGAAATTGACAAGGAAGGGTTGTGAAGCTTACTTAGCTAGTGTGGTTGATACTAGAAAGGCAGGGCCTAGTATTTATGACATACCCACAATGTGTGATTTCTCGGCTGTATTTTCAAGGAATTGCTTATTTTGCCACCAAAGAGAGAGGTGGAGTTTGCCATTGATGTGATGCCTGGTATAGCACCAATATCTATTGCtcattataggatggcaccccactgagttgaaggagttgaaaatacagttgcaggagttgcttgataaagggtttatatgccctagtgtgttacCCTGGGGAGCATCGATGTTATTCATGAAGAGGAAAGACAGGACACTTGGATTATGTATTGATTACAGACAACTAAATAAGGTGACTGTGGAGAACAAATATCCCTTGCCCAAGATAGATAATTTGTTTAATCAACTGAAGGGAGCAAGCatcttttctaagattgatcttagatccAGGTGTTACCAATTGGGAGTAAAGGAGTCTGATGTGCCTAAGACAACTTTTAGGACCCACTATGAGCATTataagttcctggtgatgccatttaggCTAACTAATGCACCAGTAGCTTTCATGAACCTTATGAACCGCATCTTCCGTTCTTACCTGGAttgatttgtagtggtcttcattaatgacattttggtgtattctaagaatagTAAGGAATATGATGAACATCtgaggattgtactgcagacattAAGGGAGAAAAAGCTATATGCTAacttgtccaagtgtgagttctggttaaaTGATATCTCTTTCCTTGGGCATATAGTGTCAGCTTATGGGATTAGGTTGATCCCAATAAGATAGAAGCCATCTTGGAGTGGAAGCCACCTAAGAATGCGACAAAAGTTAGAAGCTTCTTAGGGTTGGCAGGttactataggagatttgtgaaggggttctcgcAAATTGCAACTCCATTGACCAGATTATTGCataagaatgtcaagtttgaATGGAATGATAAAAGTCAAGCAAGCTTTGAGAAGTAGAAGGCAACGCTTACAGGAGCACCCATTCTTACACAACTAGTGTTGAGGAAAGACTTAGTGATCTATAGTAATGCCTCGCACAATTGACTGGGGTGTGTGctaatgcaagaagggaaagtggttgcttatgcttccaagCAACTTAAGCCACAtgaaaagtgtaacaccctcactttagcaagtccatacattctactgttcttgtgaccggtatcggttcggacagctagaatgtctggaactatatgtaaactagagtgagcagtcataaatagaccaaataaaggtaagaaaaatttagaaaaatttttagaaatgaaatacaataaaattaaatgagCTGGTTCcctggtgatgggtgaccctaatgggaagttgctgtcttcacagctagtagccctaaacccaagggaaacccagtgaaataatttctgggattccagagaagagttatggcaccctaggtagcattagaatgccaagaaattggttaggagaatttttaagatcagtacagacagttttggctccttaagcaaaacgaagggcattttggtcatttcgtcttcagagacaatttttgactaacttgtccaattaagtaaataaattatatgatataaaatatgaataaatattgctaaaaatttaattgaaaatgagtagaaaataaaataaaataaattaaaataaaatttaaattgtgaCATATGCATGACCTAGGAtgatatcattaaaaatttactAGCCAATCATAATTTAACAAGACTAattaaaaaaaaggtaaaaagagttaaattaaagtaaaaatcaGCCATTTTTTTCCTCTCCCTCACTTGGCCGATTCACTCTTCTAAGGCATCTTCCATTGATGCTCCACTAAACCTTCAATTTCTCTTAAATCTCTTCATATTTTCTCTATCTCCAAACAGAAAAACTTAACCTTGGACCTTGCTAAGATGTTGGCAaccaagaaagtgaaagaaagtgaggtgtggagaagtttagaaaatcaccaaaagaGGGTAGTGCttaattttctctctctttctttagatttaattttaatagcATGAAGTAAGCTAGAAATTTGGGAATTTGAGCAAAGATATGCATGTTAGGGTAACTTttaacttttggcagccatgggtgtGCTAGGTGTTCTAGGGTTTTGATGTTTTCAATTGAATTAAAGTGGAATCATGATTGCCTTTGATGAGAAAATAAAGATTTGAAGATCAATTTCTATGTAGAGTGTTAAAATAAAActttgggaaattagggtttgaagcAAACTTAGGATTTTGCTTGTGTTttagtgaatggaagtcctaatggtcaattagtgaccatttggctatgtttgatgaaGAATTGAGatgaattgtggctttggatttaAGGTTGGGTATGCtacctcataggacctgcagggctgAATGTGAGTCCATCAAGTTTGGGCAGTtgtaacttgagaggtgtaggttcaattggtgcaaggctaattggaaatgaaactagacacataatggcacaactttgatgaagaaaccatgcccagaaaaccacaataCAATGGCCTACAAATTGACCTAATATGGGTGACATACATACTGCcctggaaaattgaccaaataaacagtgtttattcatttggccataactcaatgtagaaatatccaaatgacatgaattttatatcaatggaaagattagaaaatttagaacaactttcatgaagaatataaactcaaattctgaacctaacccattcaaattgctagtccaagttgggacactaaatctggcagaaccaaattgtccagaaattctgggtacaggtcaatcctgccagttatggtaatttggccataacttgagctacaaaaatccaaatggagtgattcaaaaagggaattaaagaagacacataaaggaacaacttttatgaagaaagttttatcaaatttctactgtagcaaggtccaatggaatagtgaatttggacctcaaattctaaaaatttgaaataaaacctaggagactaggaattgagtttggcaactaatgccaacaaaaataaaatataaaatgtggtatattggtgaacttaggcttaacaaatctattatgaatcaaaaagtcaacctttaaatggatatggtcaaatgaatagtaatcgctaaattatgtgaagtagaaaaacaaATTATAAAACCATTGTAGTTgttaatataggatgtggtaggtaaattgtgaatggtgaagttgagtgaccccaatgatataggaaaggatataataaattagaaagccATTGTAATGGTTAATATATAgataatgtaaatagttgatttaaatttttgaatttgagtgacactaggatttaaggaaaatttagctaaatttgaaatctatgaaatattcatggattacttgaaatatgaataataatttatataaatagggcaATGAAAAATTAACGTATAAATAAGACTTTAGTCCCCATTATTAGAGAAAGGATAAGAAAAagcattttgagtacaatggtgcatgagaaccattgttttggATTGTGAGCAATTATGGGTGATCTAatgaatatatatttattatgaatgcctaaattatgtaaatattagactttgagatttatatttctattatgaaaaagattaaaatactagaaattataattgaaaCATATAATGTAATTAgtaaattttaattcttaaactTGAATGATTCTAGGACATAAGAGAATGACCTATGTGGAAGGCCTTaggaaaatatttcgatgtacaaatggtacatgaaggttgaatgatgtgaattgaaatttatcataaatGGTATAATGAATTGTATAAATTGTGTAGGAATGAAATTTGGGTATTTATGCTTTtgctatgaataaaaatttaaaatactataaattagaatcagagtatttaataaaataatggtattatgtgcccatgtattgcctagacacgtgtgtcagattggataaattggcatgccaataggttattgttttagcagtactacgtaaggcatacctgtattcatggctttatgtccgcactcatggcttttatgcccgattatatgttatcatggctttttagccatactgactgcatacgtggttgacgttctgcgtcccatggtatgacggcccgagggactgcggtgtccagtgccaacgatccgttatccagtttagtcagcctgtcatagattacctgagcagtgtaaattattgaaatttttttaagaacattagtattgaatgaaatgaggaaaaagattagcaatggaaacataactaaatcaaatagtacaaatgaaattttcagaattgtaggaactGAAAATACAATACTCTAGAATTAAattgtatatcgaatattattactgtataaactcagcactttcaaagagggacaaaatagaatataagatagttgatattagaaatattataccaaatttaattgatatccgatgatctaaattatactttagaattatacttcagtctttcttatttgtatatattattttcttgttatattattgcaccactaagcagcaatgcttagcgtgatggaattgtttccttcgcacaggtattgaagctaaaacccaatggacatttgactgggatttttgggagtctagatctgcagagtgtcaaaggttgtcacctcctcagcaatgcatgtagctagggcccatgtatatcagattatgtattttgtatgctataaatatttcgtatgtaaaaagagagtcacatttagtgactttcaaaagtgggcaacatagaagccaaatcgacttcctcttaaccaggaagacaaatagagctctatgcaaggattgcaaggtcattccaggagaggctttaataagtcaacataggttggtggtcttggatgtcaagtttaggaacaattcaagtaaggtcaaaagaaatagtgtagctcgaacaaagtggtgggagttcaaaggagtaaagcaagtgaagttcaaaaatgagcttctcgagtccgaagtatggaagctagatatggaggccaatgatatgtggatacagatggcatcaaagattagagaagtagctagaaaagtacttggagagtctaaaggacatggaccaccctcaaaagagagatggtggtggaatgaggaagtacaaaaggcagtgaagagaaaaagggaatggtataagaaattacctaaatgtgataataatgaggcatatgaacaatacaagatagcaaagaaagaggcaaaaaaggcaattagtcaagcaagagcacaggcctttgaaaagttatatgagaaacttggaactaaagaaggggagaaagatatttatagattagcaaggagtaaagaaaggaaatgtcaagatctcaatcaagttaggtgcattaaggataaagaaggaaaaatgttggtgaaagatgaggacattaaagaaagatagaaaaattattttaatgatctctttaataatagtcaaaatggaaatagcgtgaatatagattatagaacaatagaaaagaatgtaaattatactagaaggattagatctttaaaagtaaaggaagcacttaagagaatgaaagtgggtaaagcctgtggacccaatgaaataccaattgaagtgtggaagtatttgggagatatgggagtggcatggttaactaaattatttaataagattctaaactcaaagaaaatgcctaatgaatggaggaagagtattttagtacctatttctaaaaataagggagacatacagagttgctcaaactataggggaattaaactcatgagtcatactatgaagttgtgggagagagttgtggagcatcgactacgtcatgatacttctatctctctcaatcaatttggtttcatgcccggtcgttcaactatggaagcgatctttctcattagaagcttgatggagaaatatagagatgtgaagaaagatctacacatggtttttattgatttggaaaaggcttatgatagtgttcaaagagaagtcttatggaatgtgttagaacaaaagagggtatctattaggtacatacaagtattgaaagatatgtatgaaggagcaactactattgtgcgtacaatgggaggggatacaagagattttctgatctcaattggattacaccaaggatcagccataagcccttacctttttacattagttttagatgaactgacaaaACTTATACAAgatagtattccttggtgcatgatgtttgcggatgatattgttctgatagatgagacacgagaaggagtcaataggaagctagaactttggagaagtactctagagtcaaagggttttaagttaagtagaacgaagacagaatacatgcattgcaagttcagtgaaggccaaactggtgatagggaaggagttagtttgaatggagtggtactgttccaaagtaatcactttaaatatctagcctcagtccttcaagtagatgggggatgtgaggaggatgttagtcataggattaaagccagatggttgaaatggagacgtgccacgggagttttatgtgattgtaagattcccaataaattaaaaggaaaattttaccgtacagccatacgactggctatgttatatggtagtgagtgttgggcactgaaagagtcgtatgcatctaagataagagttgcagagatgagaatgttaaggtggatgagtggccatagtagactagataaagtccgtaatgaaagtattaaagaaaaggtaggagtggtaccaattgaagataagttgagagaagggagattaaggtggtttggtcatgtgaagcatagacatacggaggctccagttagacaagtagagcacattaggttagaggatagaaagaaaaaaaggggtagacctaaattgacttggaggagagtagtacaacatgacttagaagcattacacatttctgaggatttaacccaaaatcgttcagagtggaaaaagcgaatccatatagccgaccccaaatttttgggataaaggcttagttgagttgagttgagttgagtatttatgtgatgtaaatttataaattgattatttcatatgtaattaatttgtatatcatttaatttataaattatgtaaatagtttgtaaatcatATAGATTAATGAAGTTTAGAATTTTGTGTATGAACTGAGCATGATttggaatgtatggaaatgaatgaattcgtacaaatgagtatggatttgaattacataatgatttttgaaatgataatatgagtatggatgaattattgtatagaaaatattattgaaaattttaatcaggtgaatagtgaaatacaccaactggcaataaaatagaggaaactccgctggtttctccttagataaataattgatattaaaatataacgagagcaaattattaaaggaacaaagtaagataagatagggtgctccggaaccaaatgtgacatgcctcgctcggctacactacagacgggtaaagggtgttacAAAAAGAATTACACAACTCATAATTCAGAACTTGCAGTAATTTGTGCttgcattaaagatatggaggcattatctatatggggagaagtgctatatctatatagatcacaaaagtctcaaatgttTGTCAACTCAGAAGAAACTCAATTTGAGGCAAAGAACATGGATCGAAttctttaaaaattatgattgcATAATTgattaccaccctgggaaggtgaATGTAATAGCTGATACTTTAAGTAGGAAATCTTTGGCAGCTTTGAGAGCCATGAATACATGCCTGACTCTAGAACCAAATAGAGCTATTGTAGTTGAGCTGCAAGTAAAACCAAGTTTATTGTAGCAAATTCAAGAAGCCTAGAAGCTGGATGAAAGATTGGTAACTATTATTAGATAAATCCAAGAAGGAGAGAAAGTATGAGATCAAAGGAGATGGTCACTTATATTATAAAGGGAAGATATATGTTCTGAATGACGAGGAGCTTAAGAGGAGCATTCCTAAAGAGGCACATAGCAACTTTTATGTCATGCATCCAGGAGGCACCAAGATGTACAGAGACTTAAAGACTCATTATTAGTGGTCTGATATGAAGAAAGATATTGCCAATTTTGTGACAAAATgtctgacatgtcaacaagtcaaggccgaacatcaagttccattgggtttgtTGCAACCAATCACAATATCCGAGCGAAAATGGGATCGCATCACAATGGACTTTATCATTGGTCTACCTATTACATAGAAGAAGCATTATGCTGTATGGGTGGTAGTTGACAGTTTAGCCAAGTCAGCTCACTTTTTACCTGTTAGAACCAACCAGTcattagagaagttagcagagctATCCGTAAATGAGATAGTTCGGTTACATGGAGTACCTGCATCCATCATATTTGATAAAGACCCGAGGTTCACatcgaggttttggaagaagttacatgaagcCTTAGGTACCAAGTTGAATTTTAGCACAACTTTCCACCTGTAAACGGATAGCCAATCAGAAAGTGTGATTCAGGTACTTGAGGATATGCTTAGCAGTTGCATTATTGATTTTGGAGGGAGCTAGTATAGGTACCTCCCATTGATAAAATTTGCATGCAATAAtagttaccaatcaagcataaaGATGGCGCCATATGAGGCTTTGTATGAAAGAAAATGTAGAATGTCTTTATGTTGGACTGAGCTTAGTGAAGATAAGTTAATAGGACCAGACTTGGTaagacaaactgaggagaaagtaaagataatcaagAATAGTTTGAAAGCCGCCTCAAATAGGCAGAAGTCTTATGCAGCTTTGAAGAGAAAAGATATTGAGTACGAGGTTAGCGATAAAGTCTTCTtacaggtgtcaccatggaaaaaggttcttagatttgggaagaagggtaAATTGAGCCCCAGGTTTATCGGCCCATACGAGATCATGGAATGTGTAGgttcagtagcctataggctagcattACCACcacagctggacaagattcacaatgtatttcATGTCTCGATGTTAAGGAGATACAGATCAAATCTCTCACATATCTTATCGATAGAGATCATTGAtgtacaacctgatttgacatatgaagaggaaccagtAAAGATCTTAGCACGAGAAATCAAGGAGCTAAGGAATAAaagaattccattggtgaaagtgttgtggagaaATCACAAAGTAGAGCAAGTGACATGGGAGAGCGAAGAGATTATGAGATAACAACATCCACAGTTATTtaaaccaggtaaatttcgaggacgaaatttatattATGAGaggaagaattataacaccctcactttaggtagtttcacacattctactgttccaatgactaacgtctgttcgaacGGCTGGAATGTCTGGAACCAcccttaaactaaagtaaggagtcataattttatttaataaagatcaagtaaggttgaaggaaaataaaagaaatggattAGAAATCAGTTAAATGTACACAagtcccagtgatgagtaactccCCTGGGAAAGGGCTAAAGATCTGTGTTTTGGGTCTGTTCACTAGTTCAATTCATGTAGGACCTTGTAAAactattaattaagacttaattaatatataattatgaattaataagtcaatgaaatgaaaagaagtaaaattatttacataaatagCAAACTAAGTGGGTGTGCACATGCTTCCTATCATACCTAGGAAGTTGGCCACTAAGAGTTAAAGAACTAAAGTGAATTAATTAATAAGTTAAGGGGAAAATAAAAGGTTGGAGGACTCCCTTGAATAGAttataaagttttgggaaaaatttaaaaattggagaaaataccCTATGGACCAATGGACAAAGATGAAAGACCAATGGGTAAAAGCAAATAAAATCTACCTTATCTTCTTCTAATGGGCAGCCGGCCACCATCTTCTTCCCATTCTTCTTCTCTTATTCTTTCTTATAATAGCCCATTTCTCTCAAATTTGAAAAGAAAACCTCAAATTCAAACCCTAGATCAAACCATTTTTGGAAGGTATAAGCAAGGAAATAAGAAGAGTTAACAAATaaagcttgaagaaccctaattccaAAAAGGGTTTGGAGGAGAATTAGAAGAAAAGGGGGAGTAGCAGT
It contains:
- the LOC110641667 gene encoding uncharacterized protein LOC110641667, which produces MAPYEALYERKCRMSLCWTELSEDKLIGPDLVRQTEEKVKIIKNSLKAASNRQKSYAALKRKDIEYEVSDKVFLQVSPWKKVLRFGKKGKLSPRFIGPYEIMECVGSVAYRLALPPQLDKIHNVFHVSMLRRYRSNLSHILSIEIIDVQPDLTYEEEPVKILAREIKELRNKRIPLVKVLWRNHKVEQVTWESEEIMR